One genomic window of Mucilaginibacter sp. SJ includes the following:
- a CDS encoding M48 family metallopeptidase, which translates to MKKFKPVLVLIAIMAVFSCSTVPLTGRKQLSLVGDAEVNQSAAASYKQLLSDPKTKVVASGADAQRVKTIGNRLAVAIEKYLKENGYGDQYSFQWEFNLIQSNEVNAWCMPGGKVAVYSGLLPVANTDAYLAVVMGHEIGHAIARHSAERISQEMLVQGGGQLVGAATSQQSQATQTAISTLYGVGSQLKLLAYSRNQESEADRLGLTFMAMAGYDPHNAIAFWQRMAAQNKGGAPPEFLSTHPADATRIANIQNLIPEAMKYYKK; encoded by the coding sequence ATGAAAAAGTTTAAACCTGTATTAGTCCTGATAGCCATCATGGCTGTCTTTTCCTGCTCAACTGTGCCCTTAACCGGCCGTAAACAATTAAGCCTTGTTGGCGATGCCGAAGTGAACCAGTCGGCCGCGGCAAGTTATAAGCAACTGCTCTCCGACCCTAAAACCAAAGTGGTGGCCAGCGGCGCCGACGCGCAACGCGTTAAAACCATTGGTAACAGGCTGGCTGTAGCCATTGAAAAATACCTCAAAGAAAACGGTTATGGCGATCAGTATAGCTTTCAATGGGAGTTTAACCTGATTCAAAGCAATGAGGTTAACGCCTGGTGCATGCCTGGCGGTAAAGTTGCGGTTTACAGCGGCTTATTGCCTGTTGCCAATACCGATGCCTATCTTGCTGTAGTTATGGGCCATGAAATTGGGCATGCCATTGCCCGCCACTCGGCCGAACGGATCTCACAGGAGATGTTGGTACAAGGCGGTGGTCAGTTAGTAGGCGCAGCCACAAGCCAGCAATCGCAGGCTACGCAAACTGCCATAAGTACTTTATATGGAGTAGGAAGCCAGCTGAAATTATTGGCCTATTCACGTAACCAGGAATCGGAGGCCGACCGTTTAGGTTTAACCTTTATGGCTATGGCCGGTTATGACCCGCATAATGCCATTGCTTTTTGGCAACGCATGGCAGCCCAAAATAAAGGAGGTGCTCCACCCGAATTTTTGAGCACGCACCCTGCTGATGCAACCCGTATTGCCAATATCCAAAACCTCATACCCGAGGCCATGAAATATTATAAAAAATAA
- the plsY gene encoding glycerol-3-phosphate 1-O-acyltransferase PlsY: protein MITVYSVTALIMAYLCGSIPTAVWIGMAFYNVDVREYGSGNAGATNTFRVLGKQAGIPVMLLDIFKGWAATNFAYFIGASATGAINSTAYTNYELALGIAAVMGHLFPIFAGFRGGKGVATLFGMILAIHFHAALLCIVVFITVLLISKYVSLSSIAAAFTYPIGVTFVFPTPIRSIVIYGMCICVLVLVTHQKNIERLIRGKESKVNFFKKKTTAA from the coding sequence ATGATAACCGTTTACTCTGTTACAGCACTTATAATGGCTTATCTGTGCGGCTCAATACCTACGGCTGTTTGGATTGGTATGGCTTTTTACAATGTGGATGTACGCGAGTACGGAAGCGGTAATGCCGGTGCAACAAATACTTTTCGGGTGCTTGGCAAACAAGCAGGTATCCCTGTGATGCTGCTTGATATATTTAAAGGCTGGGCAGCTACAAACTTTGCTTATTTCATTGGCGCATCTGCTACAGGTGCTATCAATTCAACCGCATATACCAATTATGAACTGGCTTTAGGCATAGCGGCAGTTATGGGCCACCTGTTCCCTATTTTTGCAGGTTTCAGGGGCGGTAAAGGCGTTGCAACTTTGTTTGGAATGATTTTGGCTATACATTTTCATGCTGCCTTATTATGTATAGTGGTTTTTATAACGGTGTTACTGATCTCAAAATATGTGTCGCTTAGTTCAATTGCAGCTGCCTTTACTTATCCTATAGGCGTTACATTTGTTTTTCCGACACCTATCCGGTCGATAGTAATTTATGGCATGTGTATTTGCGTGCTTGTGCTGGTAACCCACCAAAAAAACATTGAACGCTTAATAAGAGGCAAAGAATCGAAAGTTAATTTTTTTAAGAAGAAAACAACAGCTGCCTGA
- the nadC gene encoding carboxylating nicotinate-nucleotide diphosphorylase, producing the protein MDKELIHQFINNALSEDVGDGDHTSLSTIPANATGKAKLLVKDEGILAGVELAAEIFHVVDPSLKLNVFLQDGAPVKYKDIAFEVEGNSRSILTAERLVLNCMQRMSGIATKTRQIVDLLKGTNTKVLDTRKTTPGLRYLEKWAVRIGGGVNHRFGLYDMILIKDNHVDYAGGIRQAIESANQYLTDNGKKLAIEIEVRNLDELEQVLQTGRVNRILLDNFNFDDLRQAVGIIQGRYITEASGGIAIDSIREYADCGVDYISVGALTHSVKSLDLSLKAVK; encoded by the coding sequence TTGGATAAAGAACTAATACACCAGTTTATAAATAATGCTTTAAGTGAGGATGTGGGCGATGGCGATCATACCTCCCTTTCAACCATCCCTGCCAACGCTACCGGCAAAGCAAAACTTTTAGTTAAGGACGAAGGAATATTGGCCGGTGTTGAATTGGCTGCCGAAATATTTCATGTGGTTGATCCAAGCCTTAAACTTAATGTGTTTTTGCAGGACGGAGCCCCAGTTAAATATAAAGACATAGCTTTTGAGGTTGAGGGCAATTCGCGCAGCATTTTGACCGCCGAGCGTTTGGTACTAAATTGTATGCAACGTATGTCGGGAATTGCTACAAAAACCCGGCAGATAGTTGATTTGCTGAAAGGAACCAATACTAAAGTTTTAGATACCCGTAAAACCACGCCGGGGCTTCGTTATCTCGAAAAATGGGCGGTGCGTATAGGGGGAGGCGTAAACCACAGATTTGGTTTGTACGATATGATCCTGATTAAGGATAACCATGTAGATTATGCGGGCGGAATAAGGCAAGCTATTGAAAGCGCTAATCAATATTTAACCGACAATGGAAAAAAACTTGCCATTGAAATTGAGGTACGTAACCTTGATGAACTGGAGCAGGTTTTACAAACCGGCCGGGTGAACCGCATACTGCTTGATAATTTCAATTTTGATGACCTGCGGCAGGCTGTTGGTATAATACAAGGGCGTTATATTACCGAAGCTTCGGGCGGTATCGCCATTGATAGTATACGTGAATATGCCGATTGCGGGGTCGATTATATTTCTGTTGGGGCGCTTACCCATTCGGTTAAAAGCCTTGACCTTAGCCTGAAAGCCGTAAAATAG
- a CDS encoding DUF4783 domain-containing protein: protein MKLIYLPSFIFLLLLPYASTADAIDNVANLLKTGNTKELSKLFANNVEITIMEDENVYSQNQATVILDKFFARNKPKSIKLLHKINSGGNYHFGVYILNTDKGEFRVAITLKDAGKGTNVVELKIEDEKVK from the coding sequence ATGAAATTAATATACCTGCCGTCGTTTATTTTTTTACTGCTGCTTCCATATGCCTCAACGGCAGATGCCATAGATAACGTGGCCAATCTTTTAAAAACAGGTAATACAAAAGAGCTTTCCAAACTATTTGCCAATAATGTGGAGATCACCATTATGGAAGACGAGAATGTTTACTCGCAAAACCAGGCTACGGTTATACTGGATAAGTTCTTCGCCAGGAATAAGCCTAAAAGTATTAAGCTGTTACATAAAATAAATTCGGGGGGTAATTATCATTTTGGTGTTTATATTTTGAATACAGATAAAGGCGAATTTCGGGTTGCCATCACGCTTAAAGACGCGGGTAAAGGCACTAACGTTGTTGAGCTGAAGATTGAGGATGAAAAGGTGAAGTGA
- the gpmI gene encoding 2,3-bisphosphoglycerate-independent phosphoglycerate mutase: MENKKKLALIILDGWGYGRNDQSNAILAANTPFVDGLLKQYPNSKLEASGTSVGLPAGQMGNSEVGHMNLGAGRVVYQELGRIHKAVDDNELPTIPVLKDAFEYAKQNNKDVHFIGLVSDGGVHSHIRHVKGLCDAAKQLDVNNVYIHAFLDGRDTDPKSGLGFVTELEEHIAGTGAKIASAIGRYYAMDRDNRWERVKLAYDLLVNGIGAPTQNVTDLIKHSYLEDVTDEFVKPIVAVDDAGKPLAVIKDGDVVICFNFRTDRGREISIALTQKSFPEYNLHPLDIRYITMTPYDETFKNVQVVFNKEDLTKTLGEILQNAGKSQIRIAETEKYPHVTFFFSGGREKEFDNEKRLLVPSPKVATYDLQPEMSAAGIRDAIIPELETGWPDFVCLNFANTDMVGHTGVFSAVVKAAETADSCTKAVVEAGLANGYSFIILADHGNADYMINEDGSPNTAHTTNLVPCIVIDKDVKEVKDGKLGDVAPTILSILGVAIPPEMTGNVLV; the protein is encoded by the coding sequence GTGGAAAACAAAAAGAAACTCGCACTAATAATACTTGATGGCTGGGGTTATGGCCGCAACGATCAATCAAACGCTATACTGGCTGCCAATACTCCTTTTGTTGATGGCCTGCTTAAGCAATATCCAAATTCAAAACTTGAAGCCTCAGGAACATCGGTAGGTTTACCTGCCGGGCAAATGGGCAATTCGGAAGTTGGTCACATGAATCTTGGCGCCGGTCGCGTAGTTTACCAGGAGCTTGGCCGTATTCATAAAGCGGTTGATGATAATGAGCTGCCAACCATCCCGGTATTAAAAGATGCCTTTGAATACGCCAAACAAAACAATAAAGATGTACACTTCATCGGTTTAGTATCTGATGGTGGTGTACATTCGCACATTCGCCATGTAAAAGGCCTTTGTGATGCTGCTAAACAACTGGATGTTAACAATGTATACATCCATGCTTTTTTAGATGGCCGCGATACCGACCCTAAATCGGGTTTGGGTTTTGTTACCGAATTAGAAGAGCATATTGCCGGTACCGGCGCTAAAATTGCTTCGGCAATTGGCAGGTACTATGCTATGGACCGCGATAACCGCTGGGAGCGCGTTAAACTGGCTTATGACCTGTTGGTAAACGGTATAGGTGCACCAACTCAAAACGTTACCGATTTAATCAAGCATTCATACCTTGAGGATGTTACCGATGAGTTTGTAAAACCGATAGTTGCTGTTGATGACGCAGGAAAACCTTTAGCCGTGATTAAAGATGGCGATGTGGTGATCTGCTTTAACTTCCGTACCGACAGGGGCCGCGAAATCAGCATCGCGTTAACTCAAAAATCATTCCCTGAATATAATTTACACCCGCTGGATATCCGTTACATCACCATGACACCATATGATGAAACGTTTAAGAATGTTCAGGTTGTTTTCAACAAGGAAGATCTGACCAAAACATTGGGCGAGATCCTGCAAAACGCAGGTAAATCACAGATCAGGATTGCCGAAACCGAAAAATATCCTCACGTAACCTTCTTCTTTTCGGGTGGGCGCGAAAAAGAATTTGATAACGAAAAACGTTTATTAGTACCATCACCAAAAGTGGCTACTTATGATCTTCAGCCAGAAATGAGCGCTGCGGGTATCCGTGATGCCATTATCCCTGAACTGGAAACCGGCTGGCCTGATTTTGTTTGCCTTAACTTTGCCAACACCGATATGGTGGGCCATACCGGTGTTTTTAGCGCCGTAGTTAAAGCAGCCGAAACTGCCGACAGCTGCACCAAAGCTGTTGTTGAAGCAGGTTTGGCCAACGGCTATTCGTTTATTATCCTGGCCGACCATGGCAATGCCGATTACATGATCAACGAAGACGGATCGCCCAATACGGCACATACTACCAACCTGGTACCATGTATTGTGATTGACAAAGATGTAAAAGAGGTAAAAGACGGAAAACTGGGCGATGTGGCGCCAACCATATTAAGCATATTAGGTGTTGCCATCCCTCCCGAAATGACTGGTAATGTATTGGTGTAA
- a CDS encoding tetratricopeptide repeat protein: MKLSVILPLLIMSSLESAIAQNAYVRLGQQALMDGDFRSAVSHLEKACITDSTNANAMWMLGYSYYHSDNYKKSILAYTKVIAIKPADATAYYYRARAKSYLGRDSQASAADKELYLLGAIVDLTKAISINSDLRDNKYYQNRGIAYRDYGMFKLQPTSHFFDRARGINSLKASIADLEKVLSDNPSRMDISALIDQSKEKLIQATTSNTLVKH; this comes from the coding sequence ATGAAGTTATCAGTTATCCTGCCCCTTCTGATCATGTCTTCGCTTGAGTCGGCTATAGCGCAAAACGCTTATGTACGGCTTGGCCAGCAGGCACTCATGGATGGCGACTTCCGCTCGGCAGTGTCACACCTGGAAAAGGCGTGCATAACTGATTCAACAAACGCCAATGCCATGTGGATGCTGGGCTACTCATACTACCACAGCGATAACTACAAAAAATCGATACTGGCATATACCAAAGTAATTGCTATAAAGCCGGCCGATGCGACCGCTTACTATTACAGGGCAAGGGCAAAAAGCTACCTTGGCAGAGACAGCCAGGCTTCGGCGGCGGACAAGGAGCTTTACCTGTTAGGCGCTATTGTGGATCTTACAAAAGCCATCTCTATTAACAGCGATCTCAGGGATAACAAATACTACCAAAACAGGGGCATAGCTTACCGCGACTATGGTATGTTTAAATTACAACCAACCTCCCATTTTTTCGATAGAGCAAGAGGTATCAATTCATTAAAAGCATCTATCGCCGACCTGGAAAAGGTGCTTTCCGATAACCCAAGCCGTATGGATATTTCTGCGCTGATCGATCAGTCGAAAGAAAAATTGATCCAGGCTACTACAAGCAATACGCTGGTGAAGCATTAA
- the lon gene encoding endopeptidase La, with protein sequence MNFDPFDFKNALPVINEDSEFFPLMSSEDEEEMNNEELPDVMPILPLRNTVLFPGVVIPITVGRDKSIKLIRDANKGSRMIGVVSQQDVGIEDPTFNQLNKVGTIALIIKMLQMPDGNTTVIIQGKKRFYLKEEVQSEPYIKATVEPFHEIKTKEDKEFKAMVSSIKDMAMNIIQLSPNIPSEAGIAIRNIESTSFLINFISSNMNADMTAKQHLLEIANLRERANLVLEHLTLDLQMLELKNQIQTKVRVDLDKQQRDYFLNQQLKTIQEELGGNTPDLEIESLRQRGIKKKWAKEVKDHFNKELEKLSRTNPAAADYSVQINYLELLLDLPWNEFTKDNFDLKRAQRILDKDHFGLDKVKQRIIEYLAVLKLKHDMKAPILCLVGPPGVGKTSLGKSIAKALGRKYVRMALGGIRDEAEIRGHRKTYIGAMPGRIIQSIKKAGASNPVFILDEIDKVGNDFRGDPSSALLEVLDPEQNGTFSDHYVEMDYDLSNVMFIATANSLSTVQPALLDRMEIIEVNGYTIEEKIEIAKQHLVPKQREAHGLKIKDVSLKADVIEKVIVDYTRESGVRSLEKKIGSVVRGVAKSIAMEEPYNSVVSKKDVEKILGAPIFDKDLYEGNDVAGVVTGLAWTSVGGDILFIEASLSPGKGRLTLTGSLGDVMKESVTIALAYLRAHAADFDINPKLFDQWDVHVHVPAGATPKDGPSAGVTMLTALVSAFTQRKVKPNLAMTGEITLRGRVLPVGGIKEKILAAKRANIKEIILCKSNQKDILEIKEDYIKDLSFHYVTDMRDVITLALLNEKVKNPINLTVKEDEKTAIN encoded by the coding sequence ATGAATTTCGATCCGTTTGATTTTAAAAATGCCTTACCGGTTATAAATGAGGATTCAGAGTTTTTCCCGCTAATGTCATCGGAAGATGAGGAGGAGATGAATAATGAGGAACTGCCCGATGTAATGCCTATTTTACCCTTGCGCAATACCGTACTTTTCCCTGGTGTTGTGATCCCAATTACAGTTGGCAGGGATAAATCAATAAAACTAATCCGCGATGCCAATAAAGGCAGCCGCATGATTGGGGTGGTTTCGCAACAGGATGTGGGGATTGAAGACCCTACTTTTAACCAGCTTAACAAAGTTGGCACTATAGCACTCATTATAAAAATGCTGCAAATGCCTGATGGTAACACCACCGTTATCATCCAGGGTAAAAAACGTTTTTATTTAAAAGAAGAAGTACAGAGCGAGCCCTATATAAAAGCCACAGTTGAACCCTTCCATGAAATAAAAACCAAGGAAGATAAAGAGTTTAAAGCCATGGTATCATCCATTAAGGATATGGCCATGAATATTATCCAGCTTTCGCCAAATATCCCGAGTGAAGCAGGGATCGCAATCCGCAATATTGAAAGCACATCGTTCCTGATCAACTTCATATCATCAAATATGAACGCTGATATGACGGCTAAGCAACACTTACTTGAAATTGCCAACCTGCGTGAACGTGCCAACCTTGTGCTTGAGCATTTAACGCTCGACCTGCAAATGCTGGAATTAAAAAACCAGATCCAGACCAAAGTACGCGTTGACCTTGACAAACAGCAAAGAGATTATTTCCTTAACCAGCAGCTAAAAACTATACAGGAAGAGTTGGGCGGCAATACGCCCGACCTGGAAATTGAGAGCCTGCGCCAGCGTGGCATCAAAAAGAAATGGGCAAAGGAAGTTAAAGATCATTTTAACAAAGAGCTTGAAAAACTGAGCCGCACCAATCCCGCAGCCGCCGATTACTCGGTACAGATCAATTATCTTGAACTGCTGCTTGATTTACCATGGAACGAGTTTACCAAAGATAACTTTGACCTTAAGCGTGCACAAAGGATCCTTGATAAAGATCACTTTGGTTTGGATAAGGTAAAACAACGTATTATCGAATACCTGGCCGTGTTAAAATTAAAGCACGACATGAAAGCTCCGATACTTTGTTTGGTTGGCCCCCCGGGGGTTGGCAAAACATCGTTAGGTAAATCAATAGCCAAAGCTTTGGGCCGTAAATATGTGCGCATGGCATTAGGCGGAATCCGTGATGAAGCGGAGATCCGTGGCCACCGTAAAACATATATTGGTGCCATGCCGGGCCGTATTATCCAGTCGATAAAAAAAGCGGGCGCATCAAACCCGGTATTTATTTTAGATGAGATAGATAAAGTAGGCAACGATTTCAGAGGCGATCCTTCATCGGCCCTGCTTGAGGTACTTGACCCCGAACAAAACGGCACTTTCTCTGATCACTATGTTGAAATGGACTATGACCTTTCAAACGTGATGTTTATCGCTACTGCCAATTCGCTGAGCACTGTCCAGCCTGCTTTGTTAGACAGGATGGAGATCATTGAAGTGAACGGGTATACCATTGAAGAAAAAATTGAGATAGCCAAGCAACACCTTGTACCTAAACAGCGCGAAGCACATGGCTTAAAAATAAAAGATGTAAGCCTTAAAGCAGATGTGATCGAAAAGGTGATAGTTGATTACACCCGCGAATCGGGTGTACGTTCACTGGAGAAAAAGATTGGCTCGGTTGTGCGCGGAGTGGCCAAGAGCATAGCGATGGAAGAGCCTTACAATAGCGTTGTTAGTAAAAAAGATGTTGAAAAGATACTGGGCGCGCCTATTTTTGATAAAGATCTTTATGAAGGCAATGATGTTGCAGGCGTTGTAACAGGGCTGGCCTGGACTTCTGTAGGCGGCGACATCCTGTTCATTGAAGCCAGTTTAAGTCCCGGAAAAGGCCGCTTAACGCTTACAGGCAGCCTTGGCGATGTGATGAAAGAGTCAGTAACCATTGCCCTTGCTTACCTGCGCGCCCATGCTGCCGATTTTGACATCAACCCTAAACTGTTTGATCAATGGGATGTACACGTACATGTACCGGCAGGGGCTACGCCTAAAGATGGCCCGTCGGCGGGTGTTACCATGCTTACAGCGCTGGTTTCGGCATTTACGCAGCGTAAAGTAAAGCCTAATTTGGCCATGACGGGCGAGATCACCCTCCGAGGTCGGGTTTTGCCTGTAGGCGGTATCAAAGAAAAGATCCTGGCAGCAAAACGCGCCAACATAAAAGAGATCATCCTGTGTAAATCAAAC